A single Arcanobacterium canis DNA region contains:
- a CDS encoding alpha/beta hydrolase — translation MNFSPRSLFLLVLFVALALFAMINATRFLRRGHIARAVLAITLAAVVGLGAMGIQMNRVSQFAKTWPAVAHLAFGSSEVQDVKAVAHMPSREKAVWEGKSDPRYRVKLTEFHPEGKDAPGHYYRTTFTGPQSKIRNDVIIWAPEGWQDSEDLGVVEFLHGYPGKIAAIPQALGLARQMDTAIRSGALRPSVFVIPLLWVDPLQPDGVDLPGRPKVGTWAARDIPAMIVANFPVSHDAKMWTLSGISAGGYTAPALAVMARDTFRNAISLSGSDAPEMGGLLRTSVKVQSEFSISHMLKWAPTLNLYAVAGDASLDSGARTLIHNLASVRGHAGVLTTEYVPGGKHGWEQWKRYLGPALTWLGKVQTGKIHTNVNHMPRLMASASAAEGMSKVYIGLGVIVLLACAAFVSRAWLWAGVRLRSKEPARLMRLLVWDVGAVVFVTLAVMAIGVALVNLRAGVVRSHDDLISVLIMLGLPQS, via the coding sequence ATGAACTTCAGCCCTCGATCACTATTCCTCCTCGTCCTTTTTGTGGCGCTGGCACTCTTTGCCATGATTAATGCGACGCGGTTCCTCCGTCGTGGGCACATCGCACGGGCAGTGCTTGCGATCACCCTCGCGGCCGTGGTGGGGCTGGGGGCTATGGGAATCCAGATGAATCGAGTGTCGCAGTTTGCCAAGACGTGGCCTGCCGTAGCACATCTGGCATTCGGTAGCTCTGAGGTTCAAGATGTGAAAGCTGTGGCTCACATGCCATCCCGTGAGAAGGCGGTGTGGGAGGGCAAGAGTGATCCGCGTTATCGGGTCAAACTTACCGAGTTTCATCCTGAGGGGAAGGACGCACCTGGTCACTACTACCGGACAACCTTCACTGGTCCGCAATCAAAGATTCGCAACGATGTCATTATCTGGGCTCCCGAGGGCTGGCAAGACAGCGAAGATCTGGGCGTTGTGGAATTTCTTCACGGATATCCTGGAAAAATTGCTGCGATTCCTCAGGCCCTTGGCCTAGCTCGCCAGATGGACACAGCGATTCGCTCTGGCGCGCTCCGTCCGAGCGTGTTTGTGATTCCGTTGCTCTGGGTGGATCCTCTCCAGCCCGACGGGGTAGACCTGCCGGGGCGTCCCAAAGTTGGCACTTGGGCCGCTCGTGACATCCCTGCGATGATCGTGGCGAATTTTCCTGTGAGTCATGATGCGAAAATGTGGACGCTCTCGGGTATCTCTGCTGGTGGATATACTGCGCCAGCATTGGCTGTCATGGCGCGCGACACTTTCCGCAACGCGATCTCACTGTCTGGATCTGACGCCCCCGAAATGGGCGGGCTTTTGCGCACAAGCGTGAAAGTCCAATCGGAATTTTCGATCTCCCACATGCTCAAATGGGCGCCGACACTCAATCTGTACGCTGTTGCAGGAGATGCCAGCCTCGATTCCGGTGCTCGAACGTTGATTCACAATCTCGCCTCAGTGCGCGGACATGCGGGAGTGCTGACAACTGAGTATGTCCCTGGAGGAAAGCACGGCTGGGAACAGTGGAAACGCTATCTTGGCCCTGCACTGACATGGCTAGGAAAGGTGCAAACTGGAAAAATTCACACCAATGTCAACCATATGCCTCGGCTCATGGCGTCTGCGTCGGCTGCAGAAGGAATGAGCAAGGTGTATATCGGGCTTGGAGTAATTGTTCTTCTCGCTTGTGCCGCATTTGTTTCCCGCGCGTGGCTGTGGGCAGGAGTTCGGTTACGCTCGAAGGAACCAGCACGGCTCATGCGTCTGCTCGTGTGGGACGTCGGTGCAGTGGTGTTTGTGACCCTGGCAGTGATGGCGATCGGGGTTGCTCTTGTGAATTTGCGTGCAGGAGTGGTTCGCAGTCACGATGATCTGATCTCTGTGCTGATCATGCTTGGTCTGCCTCAAAGTTAA
- a CDS encoding alpha/beta hydrolase, whose translation MRARSRRRALGCSLFAGVTLAGVVGIQHNRVTDHVESWRDVLHAIFAPSPQPYPLPLPPKPDVWQGKDDPRYCVHLEEISAPGVGQASGCFYRVNWTGPASGISLPVLIWAPRTWREEKNLAVIELLPSFPGAPDAMPKQLNLDAVLTRAIDTGEIPPTVVVIPHVAIDSREPDAFDLPGRPKVATWVGRDIPAMLVANFPVSTDAHRWAIGGMSAGGYSGPALGALLSDTFSHIVSFSGADRAELGGIARAGGELAQQFSLTALVEKRPELNVWAYAAGREYFAGQAVGGLAKLALAGKRSGSTVLIHDPRATHSWKSWGEVFPECISWFGEVLAGARPVSLNVPAALLDAHGRPSLSLAGVYGSIGLALVSGVAMIKMADRRAGGVAPVMSPCATDVSAQILWTFGVGLTTVSTCLGAVAIVDRKFANLRHIDNILTFVRQLGM comes from the coding sequence GTGCGTGCAAGGTCTCGACGGCGTGCTCTAGGCTGTTCCCTTTTCGCTGGGGTGACATTGGCGGGAGTAGTCGGGATCCAGCACAACCGGGTCACCGATCACGTAGAGTCATGGCGAGACGTCTTGCACGCAATTTTTGCTCCTTCGCCTCAGCCGTATCCACTTCCCTTGCCACCGAAGCCTGATGTCTGGCAGGGCAAAGATGATCCCCGATACTGTGTCCACTTGGAAGAAATCTCTGCACCTGGTGTTGGCCAGGCCAGTGGGTGCTTTTACCGCGTGAACTGGACTGGCCCGGCGTCGGGAATCTCCTTGCCTGTCCTGATTTGGGCACCTCGTACGTGGCGCGAAGAAAAGAACCTGGCGGTCATCGAGCTCCTTCCGTCTTTTCCCGGAGCACCCGATGCGATGCCCAAGCAACTCAATCTCGACGCCGTGCTGACGCGCGCCATCGATACCGGCGAAATCCCTCCGACCGTGGTTGTGATCCCTCACGTTGCAATCGACTCCCGTGAACCCGATGCGTTTGATCTTCCTGGGCGGCCGAAAGTTGCTACCTGGGTTGGCCGCGATATTCCTGCCATGCTTGTGGCAAACTTTCCCGTCAGCACTGACGCACATCGATGGGCAATCGGCGGGATGAGCGCTGGAGGCTACAGCGGACCGGCGTTAGGCGCACTCCTTTCCGATACCTTCTCACATATCGTCAGTTTCTCCGGAGCTGACCGGGCAGAACTTGGAGGGATAGCGCGCGCAGGTGGTGAGCTTGCACAGCAATTCTCACTCACGGCACTGGTGGAAAAACGGCCGGAGCTCAATGTGTGGGCGTATGCGGCGGGCCGTGAGTATTTCGCAGGTCAAGCTGTGGGTGGTCTGGCAAAACTTGCTCTGGCTGGCAAACGCAGCGGTTCAACTGTGCTCATACATGACCCGCGCGCGACACATTCGTGGAAAAGTTGGGGCGAAGTATTTCCGGAGTGTATTTCATGGTTTGGTGAGGTTCTGGCAGGAGCTCGCCCTGTTTCGCTCAATGTTCCTGCAGCTCTCCTCGATGCACATGGTCGGCCAAGTCTCAGCCTTGCAGGAGTGTATGGAAGTATCGGACTTGCGTTAGTGAGCGGGGTTGCGATGATAAAAATGGCAGATAGGCGCGCCGGCGGCGTGGCGCCCGTGATGTCACCGTGTGCTACCGACGTCAGCGCGCAAATCCTGTGGACTTTTGGCGTGGGGCTGACCACAGTCAGCACCTGCCTCGGCGCCGTCGCAATCGTTGATCGAAAGTTCGCAAATCTGCGCCATATCGACAATATCCTCACGTTTGTTCGCCAACTTGGAATGTGA
- a CDS encoding YceI family protein — protein MADFTELNGTWTIDGAHSRLGFTARHAMISKVRGEFSDKEGAITIDGTNPNNSSVKVVAQTASFTTENETRDKHVRSGDFLGVDKYPEMSFESTKVEVGEGTVTVTGNLTIKATTKEVNVTLDWAGPVKDPMGSERIGFEGSFEINRQDYGVSFSAPMETGGILVADKITVNLDIEAVRA, from the coding sequence ATGGCAGATTTTACTGAACTCAACGGCACCTGGACCATCGACGGCGCACACTCGCGCCTCGGCTTCACCGCGCGCCACGCAATGATTTCGAAGGTTCGCGGCGAGTTTTCTGACAAAGAAGGCGCCATCACCATCGACGGCACCAACCCCAACAACTCGTCCGTGAAGGTCGTTGCACAGACCGCTTCGTTCACCACCGAAAACGAGACGCGTGACAAGCACGTTCGCTCCGGCGACTTCCTCGGGGTGGACAAGTACCCCGAAATGTCGTTCGAATCGACAAAAGTTGAAGTCGGCGAAGGTACCGTAACCGTCACCGGCAACCTCACCATCAAGGCCACGACGAAGGAAGTGAACGTCACCCTTGACTGGGCAGGCCCAGTCAAGGATCCGATGGGTTCCGAACGCATCGGCTTCGAAGGCTCCTTCGAAATTAACCGCCAGGACTACGGCGTTTCCTTCTCCGCCCCGATGGAGACCGGTGGCATCCTCGTCGCAGACAAGATCACCGTGAACCTCGACATCGAAGCAGTTCGCGCCTGA
- a CDS encoding alpha/beta hydrolase — MNFSPRSAMLLALSLIFGIVFIVCAVRLLRRDRPIRAIASITFSVVLLLSAAAIQKNRVTQGPLTWDGVYATIWPKPLVGPSNMPQKKKEARAQGVISDTGEGWIEPKLAKVWGQAPNLAYRARLKQFHPEGANAKGDYFTTTWKGPQSQLAMEIIVWAPQGWRTMKNLGVIEMLHGYPGGIKGVPAAMKFDHQMNELMSRNKIRPSVIVLPYLRPDGAETRALDLPGEPKVGTWAARDVPGMIANTFPVSRKKEMWTLAGVSEGAYTAPALAVLARDTFGSTVSLSGTNTPEYGPLAKVAPSQQAQVSLTSLLPKAPKMNLYAYSGGNEPKSNKLLVQLSHLAKRPGVTTLVRDTGRGHGWVTWNHAFAGMAEWIGNVQRHQAESTIDASVKEPAATAAADVEKNMHGIVGVTSIVSILALACFAWRAWLWRRRSVTQRSGGVSRLSGGSSSPTSARKYSAVAARLVVWDVVAVVLVALTVFVWAVLALNLWGQWLRSEEDILGLLVQLGLPYDG, encoded by the coding sequence ATGAATTTTTCTCCTCGTTCGGCGATGTTGCTTGCGCTATCGTTGATTTTTGGCATCGTTTTCATTGTTTGTGCCGTGCGACTGTTGCGAAGGGATCGACCTATCCGCGCAATCGCGTCGATCACATTCTCCGTTGTTTTATTGCTTAGTGCGGCTGCGATCCAAAAGAACCGCGTCACGCAAGGGCCGCTGACATGGGACGGTGTGTATGCGACGATCTGGCCGAAGCCCCTCGTCGGGCCGTCTAACATGCCGCAGAAAAAGAAAGAGGCACGCGCGCAAGGTGTTATCTCGGATACCGGTGAAGGGTGGATTGAGCCAAAACTTGCCAAGGTATGGGGGCAAGCTCCCAATCTGGCATATCGTGCCCGTCTGAAGCAATTTCATCCCGAAGGAGCCAACGCGAAGGGCGACTACTTCACCACCACATGGAAAGGCCCTCAATCTCAACTCGCGATGGAAATCATTGTGTGGGCGCCCCAAGGATGGCGCACAATGAAAAACCTCGGCGTGATCGAAATGCTTCATGGATATCCGGGCGGGATCAAAGGCGTGCCAGCTGCGATGAAATTCGATCACCAAATGAACGAGCTGATGTCTCGCAACAAGATCCGTCCCAGCGTGATTGTCTTGCCGTATTTGCGTCCCGACGGTGCTGAGACGCGGGCACTTGATCTTCCAGGCGAGCCGAAGGTTGGCACGTGGGCGGCGCGTGATGTGCCGGGGATGATTGCCAACACGTTCCCGGTGTCGCGGAAAAAGGAAATGTGGACGCTTGCTGGCGTTTCTGAAGGTGCCTACACGGCTCCAGCACTTGCGGTATTGGCGCGCGATACTTTCGGTTCCACGGTCAGTCTTTCGGGCACAAATACTCCAGAATACGGCCCACTTGCGAAGGTAGCGCCGTCGCAACAGGCGCAGGTGTCTCTCACGAGTCTTTTGCCTAAAGCTCCCAAGATGAATCTCTATGCCTACTCGGGTGGAAATGAACCGAAGTCAAATAAGCTTCTTGTGCAACTCTCACATCTTGCTAAGCGTCCGGGAGTCACGACTCTTGTGCGTGATACAGGGCGCGGTCACGGCTGGGTGACGTGGAATCACGCCTTTGCCGGTATGGCTGAGTGGATCGGTAACGTGCAACGTCACCAGGCTGAATCCACCATTGATGCGTCGGTGAAAGAACCGGCAGCAACCGCAGCCGCTGACGTCGAAAAGAATATGCATGGCATTGTGGGTGTCACGAGCATAGTGAGTATTTTGGCTCTCGCATGTTTTGCGTGGAGAGCATGGCTCTGGCGACGGCGGAGTGTTACGCAACGTTCCGGCGGTGTCAGCCGTCTTTCGGGCGGAAGCTCATCTCCGACGTCGGCACGCAAGTACAGTGCGGTTGCTGCCCGCCTGGTGGTGTGGGATGTCGTCGCCGTGGTGTTGGTGGCCCTGACAGTATTCGTGTGGGCTGTTCTTGCACTGAACTTGTGGGGGCAGTGGTTGAGAAGTGAGGAAGATATCCTCGGGCTCCTCGTCCAACTCGGGCTGCCCTACGACGGATAA
- a CDS encoding sensor histidine kinase, with protein MSKREAAHASSRIREDLASLLHDTVAKELVQISLSAQHIASSHPEDAELIALAELASQTSRRVRPMIMTLEADAHRQSLAEVVDLSKKMLLTRNITLEVESFLPECGVVDAQQDLIAGLVVREGATNILKYAKASTTAAVSLSTETTGTLHISMSNEVATGELPTISGGFGLRNLQYRVEEVGGQIEFIKASSQWILTCALPSQGDTHDN; from the coding sequence GTGAGTAAACGCGAAGCAGCGCATGCCTCATCGCGAATCCGAGAAGATCTCGCTTCACTTCTCCACGACACAGTGGCAAAAGAACTGGTTCAGATTTCCCTCTCCGCACAACACATCGCCAGTTCACATCCCGAAGATGCGGAACTCATCGCACTTGCTGAGCTTGCGTCTCAAACGTCACGCAGAGTCCGCCCGATGATCATGACACTCGAAGCAGACGCACACCGACAATCACTCGCAGAAGTAGTCGATTTGTCCAAGAAGATGCTTCTGACGCGAAATATTACTCTCGAAGTCGAAAGCTTCCTACCAGAATGCGGCGTTGTAGACGCACAACAAGACCTCATTGCAGGGCTCGTTGTAAGAGAGGGCGCGACAAACATTCTCAAATATGCGAAAGCAAGCACAACGGCAGCAGTGTCACTCTCCACTGAAACAACCGGAACACTTCACATTAGCATGTCGAATGAAGTAGCTACCGGTGAACTTCCTACAATCAGCGGAGGTTTTGGACTGCGTAATCTACAATACCGCGTGGAAGAAGTCGGTGGACAAATCGAGTTTATCAAGGCTTCCTCGCAGTGGATTCTCACCTGCGCTCTACCTTCACAGGGAGATACGCATGACAACTAA
- a CDS encoding response regulator transcription factor — translation MTTNTIRILLADDDPLVRYQLADLLNQQKGIHVLCTVADGRAAVTAFQRTEVDLVVLDVDMPALTGIQAAQIIHKLDPKMPIVILTAFEYANSLQEALKLGVKGFLTKDLLVPELVQYLRKAYEGKMVLAERPAEIVVQSYVSQPILTPELEEFLRAIKNLNDRDYLIASYLALGLTNKVIARKTDYSESSIRTYVSQILAVTDCVSRGQFASKAARSGAFV, via the coding sequence ATGACAACTAATACAATTCGGATACTTTTGGCCGACGATGATCCGTTGGTTCGATACCAGCTGGCAGACCTACTCAATCAACAAAAGGGCATCCACGTGTTATGTACCGTCGCTGACGGGAGAGCTGCAGTTACAGCTTTCCAGAGAACAGAAGTGGATCTCGTCGTTCTCGATGTTGACATGCCAGCACTTACCGGAATCCAGGCAGCGCAGATAATCCATAAGCTCGATCCGAAAATGCCAATCGTGATCCTTACTGCGTTTGAATATGCCAACTCGTTACAAGAAGCGCTCAAACTCGGAGTCAAAGGTTTCCTCACAAAAGATCTTCTTGTGCCGGAGCTTGTTCAGTACCTCCGCAAGGCTTACGAAGGAAAGATGGTCCTCGCGGAACGACCCGCAGAAATTGTTGTGCAATCTTACGTTTCCCAACCAATTCTCACACCCGAGCTAGAAGAATTTCTGCGTGCCATTAAAAATCTCAATGATCGCGACTACTTGATCGCTTCGTATCTTGCGCTTGGCCTGACAAACAAAGTGATCGCTAGAAAAACCGATTATTCAGAGTCCTCAATTCGTACGTATGTTTCTCAAATCCTTGCAGTAACAGACTGTGTCAGCCGTGGACAGTTCGCTTCAAAAGCAGCAAGATCCGGAGCATTTGTCTGA